A window from Micromonospora profundi encodes these proteins:
- a CDS encoding reverse transcriptase domain-containing protein: MPYLVDLPHLVAAARLCMRRAGASGADGLTWAGYRSGLRPRLGELSDRLRTGTWEPGPLRHVEITSYTGKVFPAVIPTVEDRIVHRAMRRAVEPIIEHQVLADWVSAYRPRRNRITALRQAEQHLAAGRQWVAVVDVAGASAGGSTDQFVNWLAVHVADGSFLRLFRRVVEALPTPLVPGSGLWPVLFHLRLSQVDAMLTGWPVVRFADNYLIFAADEAGAVAAFDALTAALASWQMQPHPRKSRVRPPHQANAEDLFLIDG, encoded by the coding sequence ATGCCGTACCTGGTGGACCTGCCGCACCTGGTGGCGGCGGCTCGGCTGTGCATGCGCCGTGCCGGCGCATCGGGTGCTGACGGCCTTACCTGGGCCGGCTACCGCAGCGGGCTACGACCGCGTCTCGGTGAGCTGTCCGACCGGCTGCGGACAGGGACGTGGGAGCCGGGCCCGTTACGGCACGTGGAGATCACCTCCTACACGGGCAAGGTCTTCCCGGCGGTGATCCCAACGGTGGAGGACCGCATCGTGCACCGGGCGATGCGTCGCGCAGTCGAGCCGATCATCGAGCACCAGGTCCTGGCGGACTGGGTATCGGCGTACCGGCCGCGCCGCAACCGGATCACCGCCCTGCGCCAGGCCGAGCAACACCTGGCGGCGGGCCGGCAGTGGGTCGCCGTTGTCGACGTGGCCGGGGCCTCGGCAGGCGGCAGCACCGATCAGTTCGTGAACTGGCTCGCCGTCCACGTGGCCGACGGCTCGTTCCTGCGGCTGTTCCGCCGCGTCGTCGAGGCGCTGCCGACGCCACTGGTCCCGGGCAGTGGCCTGTGGCCGGTGCTGTTTCACCTGCGCCTGTCACAGGTCGACGCCATGCTCACCGGCTGGCCTGTCGTGCGGTTCGCGGACAACTACCTGATCTTCGCGGCGGACGAGGCCGGTGCGGTCGCCGCGTTCGACGCCCTCACCGCCGCCCTCGCCAGCTGGCAGATGCAGCCGCACCCGCGCAAGAGCCGCGTCCGGCCACCGCACCAGGCCAACGCCGAAGACCTCTTCCTCATCGACGGATAG
- a CDS encoding 7-carboxy-7-deazaguanine synthase QueE has protein sequence MTAPSMPAVPPFPAGSPAVPARPLLVAETFGPTLQGEGPSTGQQALFLRLSRCNLSCPRCDTPYTWDTSRFDLRAHTADRPAEEIIRWVLTQQTRLLVITGGEPLLQQDRLLPVVDAVTAAGRRVEIETNGTVVPLPALVASIGAFNVSPKLSGFAGPRDGRRRINPDALSALAGSGRAVFKFVATSAAEFDEIARIQEQFGLDPVWVMPEGTTSDVVLAGMRDLADAVLARGWHLSSRLHVLLWEDTRGR, from the coding sequence ATGACAGCCCCGTCCATGCCCGCCGTACCGCCATTTCCAGCCGGCTCGCCTGCGGTGCCGGCGCGGCCGTTGCTGGTCGCGGAGACATTCGGCCCGACCCTGCAGGGCGAAGGACCGAGCACCGGCCAGCAGGCGTTGTTCCTACGGCTGTCGCGGTGCAACCTCTCCTGCCCACGCTGCGACACCCCATACACGTGGGATACCTCCCGCTTCGATCTCCGCGCGCACACGGCCGACCGCCCGGCCGAGGAGATCATTCGGTGGGTGTTGACACAGCAGACACGGCTGCTGGTCATCACCGGCGGCGAGCCGCTGTTGCAGCAGGACCGGCTGCTGCCCGTGGTGGACGCGGTCACCGCTGCGGGGCGACGGGTAGAGATCGAAACCAACGGCACGGTCGTTCCCCTGCCGGCACTCGTCGCATCGATAGGCGCGTTCAACGTGTCTCCGAAGCTTTCTGGCTTCGCCGGACCGAGGGACGGTCGGCGGCGGATCAACCCGGACGCGCTGTCGGCACTGGCCGGCTCGGGCCGGGCCGTGTTCAAGTTCGTGGCCACCTCCGCAGCGGAGTTTGACGAGATCGCCCGGATTCAGGAGCAGTTCGGGCTGGACCCGGTCTGGGTGATGCCCGAAGGCACCACCAGTGATGTGGTCCTAGCCGGAATGCGGGACCTCGCGGACGCGGTCCTAGCCAGAGGTTGGCACCTGAGCAGCCGCCTGCACGTGTTGCTGTGGGAGGACACCCGTGGCCGCTGA
- a CDS encoding 6-pyruvoyl trahydropterin synthase family protein, whose protein sequence is MFRIGKQFRFEAAHSLPDLPEGHQCARVHGHSYRVEVHLVSDGELTRPGFVVDFAELGPFSAHVRDHFDHRDLNTVLDAPPTSEHLAAYFYQWCHDHLRLPEPVRVEKVRVSETASTFAEYGPDLP, encoded by the coding sequence GTGTTCCGCATCGGCAAGCAGTTCCGGTTCGAGGCCGCGCACTCGCTGCCCGACCTCCCCGAAGGCCACCAGTGCGCGCGCGTCCATGGCCACAGCTACCGCGTCGAGGTGCACCTCGTCTCTGACGGCGAGCTGACCCGACCCGGGTTCGTCGTGGACTTCGCCGAACTCGGCCCGTTCAGCGCGCATGTCCGCGACCACTTCGACCACCGCGACCTCAACACCGTGCTGGACGCACCACCGACGAGCGAGCACCTCGCCGCCTACTTCTACCAGTGGTGCCACGACCATCTGCGACTACCGGAACCGGTTCGGGTGGAGAAGGTCCGGGTGTCGGAAACAGCGTCCACGTTCGCCGAGTACGGGCCAGACCTGCCATGA
- the queC gene encoding 7-cyano-7-deazaguanine synthase QueC gives MTAAVLPLVTPVPGHVVVIVSGGMDSTVLAYALQQGGSTVTLLSCDYGQRHRRELDYAARTAEALHVPHVVVDLTGIVGVLTGSALTDAQVDVPDGHYTDASMRATVVPNRNAIMLDVAVARAVSAGADAVAFGAHAGDHPIYPDCRPAFLAAYESTVRLANEGFLPAGFRVVAPFIDCSKADIARLGDTIGVRFADTWSCYKGGERHCGTCGTCVERREAFAMAGVTDPTEYATTKGVI, from the coding sequence GTGACCGCTGCCGTGTTGCCGCTGGTCACTCCGGTGCCCGGGCACGTCGTCGTCATCGTCTCCGGTGGCATGGACAGCACCGTGTTGGCGTATGCCCTGCAGCAGGGCGGGTCGACGGTGACGCTGTTGTCCTGCGACTACGGGCAGCGGCACCGCCGTGAGTTGGACTATGCGGCACGGACCGCCGAGGCCTTGCACGTGCCTCACGTGGTGGTCGACCTGACCGGCATCGTCGGTGTGCTGACGGGCTCGGCTCTCACCGACGCCCAGGTCGATGTGCCGGACGGGCACTACACCGATGCTTCGATGCGCGCCACGGTCGTACCGAACCGTAACGCGATCATGCTCGATGTGGCCGTGGCCCGCGCGGTCTCCGCTGGTGCGGACGCGGTGGCATTCGGTGCCCACGCCGGTGACCACCCGATCTACCCGGACTGCCGACCAGCCTTCCTTGCCGCGTACGAGTCGACTGTCCGGCTGGCGAATGAGGGCTTCCTGCCCGCTGGCTTTCGGGTCGTCGCGCCGTTCATCGACTGCTCGAAGGCCGACATCGCCCGGCTCGGGGACACCATCGGCGTGCGGTTCGCCGACACCTGGTCCTGCTACAAGGGCGGCGAGCGGCATTGCGGGACCTGCGGTACGTGCGTCGAGCGGCGCGAGGCGTTCGCGATGGCGGGCGTGACGGACCCGACCGAGTACGCCACCACCAAAGGGGTGATCTAG
- the folE gene encoding GTP cyclohydrolase I, producing MTVIETRPSAPVQMARADVAAAVAAAEQMLAALGVDTQVEHLRRTAERMVLSYGEVLTPAPFEATDFANDARHQGFVIVRDVAFAAICAHHLLPFVGSATVGYLPGARLLGLSKLTRLVEHATRGLQVQENVTQQIADGLQQVVPDNGGMGVIVEAEHLCMTLRGAKARGASTVTSAWRGALERDVSVRSEFLSLAGRGWRP from the coding sequence ATGACGGTGATCGAAACACGACCCTCTGCGCCCGTTCAGATGGCGAGGGCAGACGTCGCCGCTGCGGTAGCCGCCGCTGAGCAGATGCTGGCCGCGCTCGGCGTCGACACACAGGTTGAGCACCTCCGGCGCACCGCGGAACGGATGGTGCTGTCGTACGGCGAGGTCCTGACGCCGGCGCCGTTCGAGGCAACGGACTTCGCCAACGACGCGAGGCATCAGGGCTTCGTGATCGTGCGGGACGTGGCGTTCGCCGCGATCTGCGCCCATCATCTGCTGCCGTTCGTCGGCTCGGCGACCGTGGGATATCTCCCGGGTGCGCGGTTGTTGGGGCTGTCGAAGCTGACGCGGCTGGTTGAGCACGCCACGCGAGGGTTGCAGGTCCAGGAGAACGTCACGCAACAGATCGCCGACGGACTGCAACAGGTTGTCCCGGATAACGGCGGCATGGGGGTGATCGTCGAGGCGGAGCACCTGTGCATGACGCTGCGGGGGGCGAAGGCACGCGGCGCCTCGACGGTGACCTCGGCGTGGCGCGGCGCGCTGGAACGCGATGTCTCGGTGCGGTCGGAGTTCCTCAGCCTGGCCGGGCGGGGGTGGCGGCCGTGA
- a CDS encoding NUDIX hydrolase — protein sequence MPEKVVTHKALCYIVRNRQLLVFRHTNYSYEEVGIQVPGGTIRPGEALEDAALREAREETGLTDLKVVRKLGESEYDISPLRFEIQHRHIFLLELFEPTPLRWSSQEDHDGTQLPTRFECFWVPLTAGHILQSGQGALLGRIFD from the coding sequence ATGCCCGAAAAGGTCGTCACACACAAGGCGCTCTGCTACATCGTGCGGAATAGGCAGCTGCTCGTCTTCCGGCACACGAATTACAGCTACGAAGAGGTGGGCATCCAGGTGCCGGGCGGCACCATCCGCCCCGGTGAGGCCTTAGAGGATGCCGCGCTGCGCGAAGCCCGCGAGGAGACCGGGCTCACGGACCTCAAGGTCGTCCGCAAGCTGGGTGAGTCCGAGTACGACATCAGCCCGCTGCGGTTCGAGATCCAGCACCGACACATCTTCCTCCTGGAGCTCTTCGAGCCCACACCCCTGCGTTGGTCGAGCCAGGAAGACCACGACGGCACCCAGCTGCCGACCCGGTTCGAGTGCTTCTGGGTGCCGTTGACGGCGGGGCACATCCTGCAATCCGGCCAGGGCGCCCTCCTGGGCCGGATCTTCGACTGA
- a CDS encoding creatininase family protein has translation MDLITTATSTDESERAASVAVLPVGSFEQHGAHLPLLTDTIVACAIAKAIAERYDLFLLPPVTISCSHEHAAWRGTVSISATTLAAVVVDIATSLRESGIDQLAVINGHGGNYALANVVQEANVAGPRMTLFPARADWDEARLAAGLHSTAHQDMHAGEIEVSLLLHVAPEVVRDGFQHADHVADDRRHLLTRGMGGYTASGVIGLPSHATAAKGKAVLEDLVRSFADHYGLLPGPTA, from the coding sequence GTGGACCTGATCACCACGGCAACGAGCACCGACGAGTCCGAGCGGGCGGCGTCCGTCGCGGTCCTCCCAGTCGGGAGTTTCGAACAGCACGGCGCCCACCTGCCGTTGCTGACGGACACCATCGTGGCATGCGCGATTGCGAAGGCGATTGCTGAGCGCTACGACCTCTTTCTGCTACCGCCCGTGACGATCTCCTGCTCCCACGAGCACGCGGCGTGGCGTGGAACGGTCAGTATCAGCGCCACCACCCTCGCCGCCGTAGTCGTCGACATCGCCACCTCCCTGCGTGAATCGGGCATCGATCAGCTCGCCGTGATCAACGGACACGGCGGGAACTATGCGCTTGCCAACGTCGTTCAGGAAGCCAACGTCGCCGGGCCGCGGATGACTCTGTTCCCCGCTCGGGCCGACTGGGACGAGGCTCGACTGGCCGCCGGCCTGCACAGCACCGCCCACCAGGACATGCACGCTGGCGAGATTGAGGTTTCACTCCTCCTGCACGTCGCGCCGGAGGTCGTGCGTGATGGCTTCCAGCATGCCGACCACGTCGCGGACGACCGACGTCACCTCCTCACGCGGGGCATGGGGGGCTACACCGCCAGTGGCGTCATCGGTCTGCCGTCTCACGCCACCGCCGCCAAGGGCAAAGCCGTACTCGAGGACCTTGTCCGCTCCTTCGCCGATCACTACGGCCTCCTGCCGGGGCCGACGGCATGA
- a CDS encoding helix-turn-helix domain-containing protein — protein MAQVPRRLTPHRSVLHGYGAALRQWRECRGLSQRALGRLVHVSGDLIGKVEKAERWPSARLVESCEAALQTGGELVAFLSDLERERRLTGVGYRLAGGADGQLGVVMNHSEETDLLRSWHEQLASLATAGNRTGYAGMASTAHAQISAAATIGRRSSSADRRNVLIAQAMWAEFLSWIDEQSDAAEADAWLRRAQQHAVEANAPALASYVLMRQSQRALERFDPRQAAALAQQALDEVRLPGRIRALLLVRQAQAFAMGGDQNSCVASIDEAHRVAGSADWDSELPIDVGVHCNPVYVTAHEAQCRLLLGQPAAAADLYEQLLQDWPSQWRVDEALWRSALSTAYVNSGNVERAATEATNALTLAAGTSSGRALRWLNPTAVALRQQPGVPEAVAFVLAYRQATLEACNH, from the coding sequence GTGGCGCAGGTTCCGCGACGACTGACCCCGCATCGATCAGTGCTGCACGGGTATGGCGCCGCGCTGCGACAGTGGCGCGAGTGCCGCGGGCTGTCCCAGCGCGCTCTAGGCAGGCTGGTGCACGTCAGCGGGGACCTCATCGGCAAGGTGGAAAAGGCCGAACGTTGGCCGTCCGCCCGCCTCGTCGAGTCGTGCGAGGCCGCACTGCAGACGGGTGGCGAGCTGGTCGCTTTCCTGTCGGACCTTGAACGTGAGCGTCGACTGACCGGCGTCGGCTACCGCCTCGCCGGCGGTGCGGACGGCCAGCTCGGGGTCGTCATGAATCATTCCGAGGAGACTGACCTGCTCCGCTCGTGGCACGAGCAGCTCGCCAGTCTCGCCACAGCCGGAAACCGCACCGGATATGCGGGGATGGCGTCCACCGCCCATGCGCAGATCAGTGCCGCAGCCACCATCGGGCGACGGAGCAGCTCAGCCGACCGTCGAAACGTGCTCATCGCCCAGGCCATGTGGGCCGAGTTCCTAAGTTGGATCGACGAGCAGAGCGACGCCGCCGAGGCGGACGCATGGCTGCGACGCGCCCAGCAGCACGCCGTCGAAGCCAACGCGCCGGCGCTGGCAAGCTACGTCCTGATGAGGCAGAGCCAACGCGCTCTCGAGAGATTCGACCCGCGTCAAGCCGCTGCCTTGGCGCAGCAGGCTCTGGACGAGGTCCGGTTACCGGGCCGCATTCGCGCTCTGCTGCTGGTTCGTCAGGCTCAGGCCTTCGCGATGGGCGGCGACCAAAACTCCTGCGTTGCCAGCATCGACGAGGCGCACAGAGTCGCCGGCAGCGCCGACTGGGACTCGGAACTGCCGATCGATGTTGGCGTCCACTGCAACCCGGTGTACGTGACTGCCCATGAAGCGCAGTGCCGTCTACTGCTCGGCCAGCCGGCGGCGGCAGCCGATCTCTACGAGCAGCTTCTTCAGGACTGGCCAAGTCAGTGGCGTGTCGACGAGGCCCTCTGGCGATCGGCCCTGTCCACCGCCTACGTCAACAGTGGCAACGTCGAACGCGCCGCGACCGAGGCCACCAACGCCCTGACCTTGGCCGCTGGTACCTCCTCAGGGCGGGCCCTGCGCTGGTTGAACCCCACGGCGGTTGCCCTTCGACAGCAGCCAGGCGTTCCTGAGGCGGTGGCCTTCGTGCTCGCCTATCGGCAGGCGACTCTCGAAGCGTGTAACCATTAG
- a CDS encoding APC family permease, producing the protein MSLQNDLSRYGYRQELSRQLRFRDLLAYGLVYMVPIAPMAIFGSVYAGSGGMVALAYVIGAMALVFTAFSYAQMVKAFPMSGSVYNYAGRGISPPVGFLAGWVILLDYVLVPGLLYLVASVAMHATVPAVPVWLWLLGFVAVNTIVNSVGIRMTAAVTRVMLVGELIVLTVFLTVAGWALASGRGRFSWDAFYNSDTFTWSVVAGAVSLAVLSFLGFDGISMLAEETKGGSRQIGRAMAAVLVLAGVLFIAQTWLAAMLVPDPGVLLAEGDPTGTAFYDAAAVAGGGWLATVCAVATAIAWGLPNSMVAQVATSRLLYAMARDRQLPAFLAKVSIRRNVPINATLLTGGVSLALGLYMATRSDGITLLSSLINFGAMVAFLVLHVSVVVHHLIRERSGNWWAHLVMPAIGFAILVWVVVNANIAAQRLGLAWLALGMVVLAGLYLSGGRPALSGLAPAQPQARHVERV; encoded by the coding sequence ATGAGTCTCCAGAATGACCTGTCGCGTTACGGATATCGGCAGGAGTTGAGCCGCCAACTGAGGTTCCGAGACCTGTTGGCCTACGGGCTGGTGTACATGGTGCCGATCGCGCCGATGGCGATCTTCGGCAGTGTGTACGCCGGCTCCGGTGGAATGGTCGCTCTGGCGTACGTGATCGGCGCGATGGCGTTGGTGTTCACGGCGTTCTCGTACGCGCAGATGGTGAAGGCGTTCCCGATGTCAGGCAGCGTCTACAACTACGCAGGGCGCGGCATTAGCCCGCCGGTTGGGTTCCTGGCCGGCTGGGTGATCCTCCTCGACTACGTCCTCGTGCCGGGGCTGCTGTATCTGGTGGCGTCGGTGGCGATGCACGCCACGGTCCCGGCGGTCCCGGTGTGGCTGTGGCTGCTCGGGTTCGTCGCAGTGAACACGATCGTCAACTCGGTGGGCATCCGCATGACGGCGGCCGTCACCCGGGTGATGCTCGTCGGCGAGCTGATCGTCTTGACGGTGTTCCTGACCGTCGCCGGCTGGGCACTCGCCTCGGGCAGGGGCCGGTTCAGCTGGGACGCCTTCTACAACTCCGACACGTTCACCTGGTCGGTGGTGGCGGGGGCGGTGTCGCTCGCGGTGCTGTCCTTCCTCGGCTTCGACGGCATCTCCATGCTGGCGGAGGAGACCAAGGGCGGCTCCCGTCAGATCGGCCGCGCGATGGCGGCCGTCCTGGTTCTGGCGGGGGTGCTGTTCATTGCGCAGACGTGGCTGGCTGCGATGCTCGTCCCCGACCCCGGCGTGCTTCTCGCCGAGGGTGATCCAACCGGCACTGCCTTCTACGACGCCGCGGCCGTGGCCGGTGGGGGTTGGTTGGCGACGGTGTGCGCGGTGGCGACGGCGATTGCGTGGGGGTTGCCGAACTCGATGGTCGCGCAGGTCGCGACGTCTCGGCTGCTGTACGCGATGGCCCGGGACCGGCAGTTGCCGGCGTTCCTGGCGAAGGTGTCGATCCGGCGCAACGTGCCGATCAACGCGACGCTGCTCACCGGCGGGGTGTCCCTGGCGCTGGGCCTGTACATGGCGACCCGCTCCGACGGGATCACCCTGCTGTCGTCGCTGATCAACTTCGGGGCGATGGTCGCGTTCCTGGTCCTGCACGTCTCGGTCGTGGTGCATCACCTCATCCGGGAGCGCAGCGGGAACTGGTGGGCGCACCTGGTCATGCCCGCTATCGGCTTCGCCATCTTGGTGTGGGTGGTCGTCAACGCCAACATCGCCGCCCAACGCCTCGGCCTGGCCTGGCTCGCCCTCGGGATGGTCGTTCTGGCTGGCCTGTACCTGTCCGGCGGCCGACCTGCCCTGTCGGGGTTGGCGCCCGCGCAGCCGCAGGCGCGTCACGTGGAGCGGGTGTGA
- a CDS encoding acetamidase/formamidase family protein, with product MTGMDTFTYRPARDELAYTFGGRMPVAHVRGGDVFTVATEDCFGGLVRGPADLPSHVCRMPYLNPVSGPFFVEDAEPGDTLAVHLASIVPARDWGVSSTFPHFGALTSTSHTATLQPPLQERVWVYGIDRRAGTIRYQATRSDHSMDLPLDPMIGTIGVAPGAFEARSTLVPDTHGGNLDTPNLRAGTTLYLGVNVHGAMLALGDGHARQGEGEACGVGVEIATTTTLAIDVIKGVTTRWPRLETDRDILTIGCARPLEDAYRIAQHDLVGWASALTGLETLDAYQLVSQAGRAPIGNVCDPNYTVLAAIDKTLLPAPGPAYGGTHERLRRLTAGLR from the coding sequence GTGACCGGCATGGACACGTTCACCTACCGGCCGGCTCGGGACGAGCTGGCCTACACCTTCGGCGGCCGGATGCCAGTGGCGCACGTACGCGGCGGCGACGTGTTCACCGTTGCGACGGAGGACTGCTTCGGTGGTCTCGTCCGGGGTCCGGCGGACCTGCCGTCGCACGTGTGCCGCATGCCGTACCTCAACCCGGTGTCCGGGCCGTTCTTCGTCGAGGACGCCGAGCCCGGCGACACCCTCGCCGTCCACCTCGCCTCTATCGTCCCCGCGCGGGACTGGGGTGTGTCGTCGACGTTCCCGCACTTTGGGGCGCTGACCTCCACCTCCCACACCGCCACGCTGCAGCCGCCGCTTCAGGAGCGGGTGTGGGTGTACGGCATCGACCGGCGGGCCGGGACCATCCGGTATCAGGCAACGCGCAGCGACCACAGCATGGACCTGCCACTGGACCCGATGATCGGAACGATCGGCGTCGCCCCCGGCGCGTTCGAAGCCCGCTCCACACTCGTCCCCGACACCCACGGCGGGAACCTCGACACCCCAAATCTGCGCGCCGGCACCACCCTCTACCTCGGCGTGAACGTCCACGGGGCAATGCTGGCCCTCGGCGACGGACACGCCCGCCAAGGCGAGGGCGAGGCATGCGGCGTCGGCGTGGAAATCGCCACGACCACCACCCTCGCCATCGACGTCATCAAAGGCGTCACCACACGGTGGCCGCGGTTGGAGACCGACCGGGACATCCTGACCATCGGGTGCGCGAGGCCCCTGGAGGATGCCTACCGCATCGCCCAGCACGACCTCGTCGGCTGGGCCAGCGCCCTGACCGGCCTGGAAACCCTGGACGCCTACCAACTCGTGTCGCAGGCGGGACGGGCGCCGATCGGCAACGTGTGCGACCCCAACTACACCGTCCTCGCCGCCATCGACAAAACCCTGCTCCCGGCCCCCGGACCCGCCTACGGCGGGACGCACGAGCGGCTGCGGCGGCTCACCGCCGGACTGCGGTAG
- a CDS encoding GOLPH3/VPS74 family protein — MTASIPRLPLRDDLFLLGHDDDTGHPHVHRQTLALGLAGAVLIDLYLAGRVTLDPNDDTRPANHPRIHPHIDRPVGDLIADAATATIRHTHPLLRGWLRGFSDDLYDRTRAGLVAGGILRHHTRRRLGGLMRTDTYLATDTKWAIIARSRLRYLAAGREQPDNHTAALAGLVADLGLTSHLYLDDDTPALAARLKAIAGQHYQSVRDITAAVDAAVGDLATAAYR, encoded by the coding sequence ATGACCGCGTCGATCCCGCGCCTGCCGCTGCGCGATGACCTGTTCCTCCTCGGCCACGACGATGACACCGGACACCCCCACGTGCACCGGCAGACCCTCGCCCTCGGGCTCGCGGGCGCGGTCCTGATCGACCTGTACCTGGCCGGGCGGGTGACCCTCGACCCGAACGACGACACCCGCCCGGCCAACCACCCACGGATACACCCGCACATCGACCGGCCGGTCGGGGACCTGATCGCCGACGCCGCGACCGCCACCATCCGCCACACCCACCCGCTACTGCGGGGGTGGCTGCGCGGGTTCTCGGACGACCTGTACGACCGCACCCGCGCCGGCCTCGTCGCCGGCGGAATCCTGCGACACCACACCCGACGGCGCCTCGGCGGCCTCATGCGCACCGACACCTATCTCGCGACCGACACCAAATGGGCCATCATCGCCCGCTCCCGCCTGCGCTACCTCGCCGCCGGCCGCGAACAACCCGACAACCACACCGCCGCCCTCGCCGGCCTCGTCGCCGACCTCGGCCTCACCAGCCACCTCTACCTCGACGACGACACCCCAGCCCTGGCCGCTCGTCTGAAGGCCATCGCCGGGCAGCACTACCAGTCGGTCCGCGACATCACCGCCGCCGTGGACGCCGCCGTCGGTGACCTCGCCACCGCCGCCTACCGCTAG
- a CDS encoding N-acetyltransferase: protein MDTVPRIRAARWADKDHVAALIADALQLSPLATWLIPDPGPRRRILTDVLDIWIEHAMFYGDIYLTDDATAATVGFHRYRPIPPPANYPTRLDDAAGAHADRFDLLDRLLAKQRPTEPHYHLAFLAAQPIARGSGHATALLNHHCSRLDHVNLLSWTSTTADAQSMHIRHGYTPQPTINLPEGPAICPMRRNPATRRPAT, encoded by the coding sequence ATGGACACCGTCCCGCGCATCCGCGCCGCCCGCTGGGCAGACAAAGACCACGTCGCCGCACTCATCGCCGACGCCCTCCAACTCAGCCCTCTCGCAACATGGCTAATTCCCGATCCAGGGCCACGGCGCCGCATCCTCACCGACGTCCTCGACATCTGGATCGAACACGCCATGTTTTACGGCGACATCTACCTCACCGACGACGCCACCGCCGCGACCGTCGGCTTCCACCGATACCGGCCGATCCCGCCCCCAGCGAACTACCCCACCCGCCTGGACGACGCCGCAGGCGCCCACGCCGACCGATTCGACCTACTCGACCGCCTGCTCGCCAAGCAGCGACCCACCGAACCCCATTACCACCTCGCTTTTCTCGCCGCACAACCCATAGCCAGAGGCTCCGGACACGCCACGGCTTTGCTCAACCACCACTGCAGCCGGCTCGACCACGTGAACCTGCTGTCCTGGACCAGCACCACTGCCGACGCCCAGAGCATGCACATCCGTCATGGCTACACGCCACAACCGACCATCAACCTGCCCGAAGGCCCGGCCATCTGCCCCATGCGCCGCAACCCCGCCACGCGACGCCCGGCCACCTAA
- a CDS encoding SAF domain-containing protein — translation MVLGLVLAIACSLLFAGTALRTDPATPVLALARDVRAGQTIRDPDLKVVRIVPGDAVQVVGESQRETVVGRTAAVPLVAGSLLSPGQMGGSAFPPVGQSVVAVGVKAGKAPAGMTVGSRVTVLVVPPTGNGTAAVQPVRASASVSAIEVPDAAGLTAVSLLLSSDAALQVSVASGDVSLILQGSGG, via the coding sequence GTGGTGCTGGGGCTGGTTCTCGCAATCGCGTGCTCACTGCTGTTCGCCGGCACCGCGTTGCGGACCGATCCGGCAACTCCGGTCCTTGCGCTGGCCCGCGACGTGAGGGCAGGCCAGACGATCCGGGACCCAGACCTGAAGGTCGTGCGGATCGTGCCCGGCGATGCCGTGCAGGTGGTCGGCGAATCGCAGCGCGAGACGGTCGTCGGTCGGACGGCGGCGGTGCCACTGGTGGCCGGGAGCCTCTTGTCGCCCGGCCAGATGGGTGGCTCGGCGTTTCCGCCGGTGGGCCAATCAGTCGTCGCCGTCGGCGTCAAGGCGGGCAAGGCACCGGCCGGGATGACCGTGGGTTCGCGGGTGACCGTTCTGGTCGTGCCTCCGACGGGCAACGGAACCGCAGCTGTGCAGCCGGTAAGGGCGTCCGCGTCGGTGTCAGCGATCGAGGTTCCGGACGCTGCCGGGCTGACGGCCGTGTCGCTCCTGCTGTCGTCAGACGCGGCACTGCAGGTCAGCGTCGCTTCGGGAGACGTATCGCTGATTCTGCAGGGCTCGGGCGGCTGA